One window from the genome of Mycolicibacterium gadium encodes:
- a CDS encoding MFS transporter has protein sequence MTDTVGLRTGAWRELLGPKNLGASTVLAGGVALYATNEFLTISLLPSTVADIGGQRLYVWVTTVYLVASVVAATTVSAVLARVGPRWAYLSGLAVFALGSLFCALAPTMELLLVGRVVQGAAGGLLAGLGYAVINSTLPQSLWTKASALVSAMWGVGTLLGPATGGLFAQYGSWRWAFGVLVGLAVGIAVLVPFALPARTDVPVRDRIPVWSLLLLGSAALAISVAGVPRNVAWTIALVALGAILIAVFLIVDRRATAAVLPPTAFRPGPLKWMYLTLGILMAATMVDLYVPFFGQRLAHLTPVAAGFLGVALAIGWTFSEIVSASVSRTKMVKRIVAVAPLVMAVGLALAAVSQFEDASGWLIAVWVAALALTGVGVGMAWPHLSAWAMGSVDDASEGGRAAAAINTVQLIFGAFGAGVAGIVVNATDQGGATAARWLFATFAVLAVVGVVASTKSGSRTTS, from the coding sequence GTGACTGACACTGTGGGCCTTCGCACCGGCGCCTGGCGGGAGCTGCTGGGTCCGAAGAACCTCGGGGCGTCGACTGTGCTGGCCGGTGGGGTGGCGCTGTACGCCACCAACGAGTTCCTCACCATCAGCCTGCTGCCCAGTACGGTCGCCGACATCGGCGGCCAGCGCCTCTATGTCTGGGTGACCACGGTGTACCTGGTCGCCTCGGTCGTGGCGGCGACCACCGTGAGCGCTGTTCTCGCGCGGGTGGGTCCCCGCTGGGCGTACCTATCCGGACTCGCGGTGTTCGCGCTGGGCAGCCTGTTCTGCGCGCTGGCGCCGACGATGGAACTGCTACTCGTCGGTCGTGTGGTCCAGGGCGCAGCGGGCGGATTGCTCGCAGGGCTTGGCTACGCGGTGATCAATTCCACGCTGCCGCAATCACTCTGGACCAAGGCATCGGCCCTCGTCTCGGCGATGTGGGGTGTCGGTACTCTACTCGGCCCTGCGACCGGCGGTCTGTTTGCGCAATACGGTTCGTGGCGTTGGGCTTTCGGTGTGCTGGTCGGGCTGGCCGTGGGGATCGCTGTGCTGGTGCCGTTCGCGCTGCCCGCCCGGACGGACGTCCCGGTACGGGACCGCATCCCGGTGTGGTCGCTGCTGCTGCTCGGTTCCGCGGCCTTGGCGATCAGCGTCGCGGGGGTTCCGCGGAACGTCGCCTGGACCATCGCGCTGGTCGCGCTGGGCGCGATTCTGATCGCGGTGTTCTTGATCGTCGATCGTCGTGCGACCGCGGCGGTCTTGCCGCCCACGGCGTTTCGGCCCGGCCCGCTGAAGTGGATGTACCTCACCCTCGGCATCTTGATGGCCGCGACAATGGTCGACCTGTACGTGCCGTTCTTCGGTCAGCGGCTGGCGCACCTGACACCCGTCGCGGCGGGATTCCTCGGGGTGGCGCTGGCGATCGGCTGGACGTTCAGCGAGATCGTGAGCGCATCGGTCTCCCGGACGAAAATGGTGAAGCGGATCGTCGCCGTCGCACCGCTGGTGATGGCCGTCGGGCTGGCGCTGGCGGCGGTGAGTCAGTTCGAGGACGCATCGGGCTGGCTGATCGCGGTCTGGGTGGCGGCGCTGGCGCTGACGGGCGTGGGAGTCGGTATGGCGTGGCCACACCTGTCGGCGTGGGCGATGGGCAGTGTCGACGATGCGAGCGAGGGCGGCCGCGCGGCGGCGGCGATCAACACTGTGCAACTGATCTTCGGAGCGTTCGGGGCCGGGGTGGCGGGCATCGTGGTCAACGCCACCGACCAGGGCGGTGCGACGGCGGCGCGCTGGCTGTTCGCCACGTTCGCGGTGCTGGCTGTCGTCGGTGTCGTCGCCTCTACGAAAAGTGGTAGTCGGACAACGTCATAG
- a CDS encoding type II toxin-antitoxin system Rv0910 family toxin has translation MAKLELSRDLSLSPEDAWLHVSDLNSLGDWLSMHEGWRSELPSELEEGTSIVGVAGAKGMRNRVKWTIREYDPPRLIAITGDGVGGTKYALKMTVKPTKQGCSFTMKMELGGAPLFGPIGMAAVRAVKGDLERSIRTFETLYAQ, from the coding sequence GTGGCCAAGCTCGAGCTGTCGCGTGACCTGTCGTTGAGCCCCGAGGATGCGTGGCTTCACGTGTCCGACCTGAATTCACTCGGCGACTGGCTGTCGATGCACGAGGGTTGGCGTAGTGAGCTGCCCTCGGAGCTGGAAGAGGGCACGTCGATCGTCGGCGTGGCGGGTGCCAAGGGGATGCGCAACCGTGTCAAGTGGACGATCCGCGAATACGATCCGCCGCGGCTGATCGCCATCACCGGGGACGGCGTCGGCGGAACGAAGTACGCACTGAAGATGACGGTGAAGCCGACCAAGCAGGGGTGTTCGTTCACGATGAAGATGGAACTGGGCGGTGCACCGCTGTTCGGGCCCATCGGAATGGCGGCGGTGCGGGCGGTGAAGGGCGACCTCGAACGGTCGATACGCACATTCGAAACGCTGTACGCTCAATAA
- a CDS encoding MgtC/SapB family protein, translated as MDVLLAADPPFFGGPGQGTRQIVELFVAFGLTALIGLERELQGKSAGVRTQTIVGTASALILLVSKYGFQDVLQDGLVVVDPSRVAAQIVSGIGFLGAGIIIFRRGSVHGLTTAAAVWESAAIGMAAGSGLLLLAVTVTAMHFLVVVGFLPLARWLTSRLSGSVTMHVSYREGQGVLSRLLQACERRQWQLTDLAADSAELSADPGHAGVLMTLSGRGIVNAPMVLGGIDGVIGIHQFDDDPD; from the coding sequence ATGGATGTCTTGTTGGCCGCCGATCCACCGTTCTTCGGCGGTCCCGGGCAGGGCACGCGCCAGATCGTCGAGCTATTCGTCGCGTTCGGGCTCACGGCGCTGATCGGTCTCGAACGCGAACTCCAGGGTAAAAGCGCCGGCGTGCGCACACAGACGATCGTCGGCACGGCCTCGGCCCTGATCCTGCTGGTCAGCAAGTACGGCTTCCAGGACGTTCTGCAGGACGGACTCGTCGTTGTCGACCCGTCCCGTGTCGCCGCCCAGATCGTTTCGGGCATCGGCTTTCTCGGTGCCGGCATCATCATCTTCCGCCGAGGCTCGGTACACGGGCTGACCACCGCTGCGGCCGTCTGGGAGTCCGCGGCGATCGGCATGGCGGCCGGGTCCGGTCTGCTTCTGCTCGCGGTCACCGTGACAGCCATGCATTTCCTCGTCGTCGTCGGCTTCCTGCCGCTGGCCCGCTGGCTCACCTCCCGACTGAGCGGATCGGTGACCATGCACGTCAGCTACCGGGAAGGTCAAGGTGTGCTGAGTCGTCTTCTACAAGCGTGCGAGCGGCGGCAATGGCAACTCACCGACCTCGCAGCCGACAGCGCGGAACTGTCGGCTGACCCAGGACACGCCGGCGTCCTGATGACGCTCTCGGGCAGAGGGATCGTGAACGCGCCGATGGTCCTGGGCGGAATCGACGGTGTCATCGGAATCCACCAGTTCGACGACGACCCAGATTAG
- a CDS encoding 5'-methylthioadenosine/adenosylhomocysteine nucleosidase produces the protein MTIGLICAVPQELDALRGDLAETHSEARAHTRFVTGVLDGHDVVLAGSGMGKVNAAIVTTLLADRFGCRTVIFSGVAGGLDPALSIGDVVVADRIVQHDAGVLENEKIRPYQPGHAPIINETDRLGYPVDPELFGRVKDRLAGMSLPGQIVYGTVLTGDQYLNCDSTREWLLAEFGGRAIEMEGGAVAQVCEAFGLPWLVIRALSDLAGGNALFDFTAFVNQASATSATILRRLLPVL, from the coding sequence GTGACCATCGGACTCATCTGCGCCGTCCCGCAGGAACTCGACGCGCTGCGCGGCGATCTGGCGGAAACCCACTCCGAAGCCAGAGCGCACACCCGGTTCGTCACCGGCGTCCTCGACGGCCACGACGTCGTCTTGGCTGGGTCCGGGATGGGCAAGGTCAACGCAGCGATCGTCACCACGCTGCTGGCCGACCGGTTCGGTTGCCGCACAGTCATTTTCTCCGGTGTGGCAGGCGGGCTCGACCCCGCGCTGTCGATCGGTGACGTCGTCGTGGCCGACCGCATCGTCCAGCACGACGCCGGTGTCCTCGAGAACGAGAAGATCCGCCCCTATCAACCGGGCCACGCGCCGATCATCAACGAAACCGATCGCCTCGGCTATCCGGTGGATCCCGAGCTTTTCGGCAGGGTCAAGGACCGCCTCGCCGGCATGTCGCTTCCCGGTCAAATCGTCTACGGCACAGTCCTTACCGGCGACCAGTATCTGAATTGCGATTCCACGCGGGAGTGGCTGCTCGCCGAGTTCGGAGGCAGGGCGATCGAAATGGAGGGTGGTGCGGTCGCGCAAGTCTGCGAGGCGTTCGGTCTTCCCTGGTTGGTCATCCGCGCGCTATCCGACCTCGCCGGCGGAAACGCGCTTTTCGACTTCACCGCATTCGTCAACCAGGCGTCGGCAACATCCGCCACGATCCTGCGCCGCCTGCTGCCGGTGCTATGA
- the uvrB gene encoding excinuclease ABC subunit UvrB, whose amino-acid sequence MAFATEHPVLAHSEYRPVDAIVRAGGRFEVVSPYAPAGDQPAAIDELERRVQAGERDIVLLGATGTGKSATTAWLIERLQRPTLVMAPNKTLAAQLANELREMLPHNAVEYFVSYYDYYQPEAYIAQTDTYIEKDSSINDDVERLRHSATSSLLSRRDVVVVASVSCIYGLGTPQSYLDRSVELQVGQEVPRDALLRLLVDVQYTRNDMSFTRGSFRVRGDTVEIIPSYEELAVRIEFFGDEVEALYYLHPLTGDVVRKVDSLRIFPATHYVAGPERMAHAISTIEQELEERLAELEGQGKLLEAQRLRMRTNYDVEMMRQVGFCSGIENYSRHIDARPAGSAPATLIDYFPEDFLLVIDESHVTVPQIGGMYEGDMSRKRNLVDFGFRLPSAVDNRPLTWEEFADRIGQTVYLSATPGPYELSQSAGEFVEQVIRPTGLVDPQVVVKPTKGQIDDLIGEIRKRAERDERVLVTTLTKKMAEDLTDYLLEMGIRVRYLHSEVDTLRRVELLRQLRLGDYDVLVGINLLREGLDLPEVSLVAILDADKEGFLRSPRSLIQTIGRAARNVSGEVHMYADKITDSMKEAIDETDRRRAKQIAYNKEHGIDPKPLRKKIADILDQVYREADDVEIGGSGRNASRGRRAQGEPGRAVSAGIIEGRDTTNMPRAELADLIRDLTEQMMTAARDLQFELAARIRDEIHDLKKELRGMDAAGLK is encoded by the coding sequence ATGGCTTTCGCTACTGAACATCCTGTGCTGGCGCACTCGGAGTACCGCCCTGTCGACGCCATCGTGCGCGCCGGTGGTCGCTTCGAGGTGGTCAGTCCGTACGCCCCGGCGGGAGACCAGCCGGCAGCCATCGACGAACTCGAGCGTCGGGTGCAGGCCGGGGAGCGCGACATCGTGCTGCTCGGCGCCACCGGTACCGGTAAGTCGGCGACCACGGCCTGGCTCATCGAGCGCCTGCAGCGGCCGACCCTGGTGATGGCGCCGAACAAGACGCTGGCCGCCCAGCTTGCGAACGAGCTGCGGGAAATGTTGCCGCACAACGCTGTTGAGTATTTCGTTTCGTACTACGACTACTACCAGCCCGAGGCGTACATCGCTCAGACCGACACCTACATCGAGAAAGACAGCTCGATCAACGACGACGTGGAGCGGCTGCGGCACTCGGCGACGTCGAGCCTGCTGTCCCGGCGTGACGTGGTCGTGGTCGCGTCGGTGTCGTGCATCTACGGTCTGGGCACCCCACAGTCCTACCTGGACCGGTCGGTGGAACTGCAGGTCGGCCAGGAGGTCCCGCGTGACGCGCTGCTGCGGCTGCTGGTCGACGTGCAGTACACCCGCAACGACATGTCGTTCACTCGCGGCTCGTTCCGCGTCAGGGGCGACACGGTCGAGATCATCCCGTCCTACGAGGAACTGGCGGTGCGCATCGAGTTCTTCGGCGACGAGGTCGAGGCGCTGTACTACCTGCACCCGCTGACCGGCGACGTGGTCCGCAAGGTCGACTCCCTGCGGATCTTCCCGGCAACTCACTACGTGGCGGGTCCGGAGCGGATGGCGCACGCCATCTCCACCATCGAGCAGGAACTCGAGGAGCGGTTGGCCGAGCTCGAGGGTCAGGGCAAGCTTCTCGAGGCCCAGCGGCTGCGGATGCGCACCAACTACGACGTGGAGATGATGCGGCAGGTCGGGTTTTGCTCGGGCATCGAGAACTATTCGCGCCACATTGACGCCCGCCCCGCGGGATCGGCGCCGGCGACGCTGATCGACTACTTCCCAGAGGACTTCCTGCTGGTCATCGACGAGTCGCACGTGACCGTCCCGCAAATCGGGGGCATGTACGAGGGCGACATGTCCCGTAAGCGCAACCTGGTCGACTTCGGGTTCCGGCTGCCGTCGGCTGTCGACAACAGGCCGTTGACCTGGGAGGAGTTCGCCGACCGGATCGGTCAGACGGTGTACCTATCGGCCACACCGGGACCCTACGAGCTGAGTCAGTCCGCCGGTGAGTTCGTCGAGCAGGTGATCCGCCCGACGGGTCTGGTCGACCCGCAGGTGGTGGTCAAACCGACCAAGGGTCAGATCGACGACCTGATCGGGGAGATCCGCAAGCGCGCCGAGCGCGACGAGAGAGTGCTGGTCACCACGCTGACCAAGAAGATGGCCGAGGATCTGACCGACTATCTGCTCGAGATGGGCATTCGGGTGCGCTACCTGCACTCGGAGGTCGACACGCTGCGCCGCGTCGAACTGCTGCGACAACTCCGGCTCGGTGACTACGACGTGCTCGTGGGCATCAACCTGCTGCGCGAGGGGCTCGACCTTCCCGAGGTGTCGTTGGTCGCGATCCTCGACGCCGACAAGGAAGGTTTCCTGCGCTCGCCGCGAAGCCTGATCCAGACCATCGGCCGCGCGGCGCGCAACGTGTCCGGTGAAGTGCACATGTACGCCGACAAGATCACCGACTCGATGAAGGAAGCCATCGACGAGACGGATCGGCGCCGGGCCAAACAGATCGCCTACAACAAGGAACACGGCATCGATCCAAAGCCGTTGCGTAAGAAGATCGCTGACATCCTCGACCAGGTTTACCGGGAGGCCGACGATGTCGAGATCGGTGGCTCCGGTCGCAACGCGTCACGTGGCCGTCGCGCGCAGGGTGAGCCGGGCCGCGCCGTCAGCGCAGGCATCATCGAGGGCCGCGACACCACGAACATGCCGCGCGCCGAGCTGGCCGACCTGATCAGGGATCTGACCGAGCAGATGATGACCGCCGCGCGCGATCTGCAGTTCGAGTTGGCGGCGCGAATCCGCGACGAGATTCACGACCTGAAGAAGGAATTGCGCGGTATGGACGCCGCAGGTTTGAAGTAG